Below is a window of Humulus lupulus chromosome 2, drHumLupu1.1, whole genome shotgun sequence DNA.
accacactaggggggcatagtctatcaaagaaaattataagacaaggatactactggcctatTGTCAAAGTAGATGAATTCGAATAagtcaagaaatgtgataaatgccagtgaTTCGCTACAATTCCGCGAGCTCTgccatccgagctaaccatgatgacctccccatggccatttgcggtgtggggaatcgatctcataggttcATTGCCAACCagcaaaggtggagtaaggtatgatgtggtcgcggttgattattttacaaaatggaccgaagccAAACCCCTGGCAATgattacctcaaaaaaagtcctagactttgtggtaaaaaacatcatctgtcgatACGGAATGCCTaggaagatagtatcagataacgatactcaattcgacagtgaaatatttacccatttttgtgaaaaaaatggaataataaaaagcttTTCCTCCGTTGCCCATCCCTAAGCCAACGGCCAGGTCAAAGCAGTAAATAAAACCCTCAAGAGCTCTATGAAGAAGATACTAGAAGaggctaagggaaaatggcccgaagagttaccccaagttttgtgggcatattgAACCATAGGTCGCACTTCgacagggcatacccctttctccctaGCATATAGgtgtgaggccatgttaccaattgagGTTGACAAACCCACAATCCAAAGCAATGCTTACGACCAAACCTCAAACCAATCTCAACTAGAAGTAAGcctagaccttattgaagaaaggcaAGATGAAGCTCAGCTGAAAAATGCGGCATATCAACAGGGAGCTActcgatatttcaataaaaatgtTTGGGATAGAAagttcggattgggagacttagTATTGAGACGTGtattcctagctacaagggacctGGCTACTGGGGTACTCGGActtaattgggaaggaccttaccgaatcgagtccattattcgacctggagtaTATAAATTGGATAGATTAAACAGAGACTTGGTACCGcgattggaatggcgagcatctacgatcttactatcaatagtgtaggaatgatgtctcattgTAACCAAGCCTGTTTGTTTTAACAAAATTTTTATTAGTAAAGTATTCAATTTTGAGCAAAAGTCATTCTCTTtcttatatgttgtatttttgcaaactctcttaatttaataacctatggtcacactcataagATATAAAGGGGGCATTAGgggtatacaataataccataagtttgaaaaaataaataacattaaataaaaatgtctggatggTTAACCAAACATGAACATATAGTATACACGAAAACTAGCAAATGTCTGGACATTACATGATTATAAGTGTATGCGCGAAcgaagataatttggacgtaaccagattattaaaaaataagtgtCTGGATACGACTAGATACGGGAGCTAATtgatctggatataactagattaaaaatataaaagtgTATGGATTAAGAACCAAACATGACCTAAATAGGTTCGGaacaaaccaactaaaactaatcgacaaaaaAGTTGGAAAAAAGATGAACCTACTTCGAGCAAGTCAAGATCGAGGATGGAATATTTTGCAAatatagtttcgacctcataaccttaaGGAGCTacttgaggaagaggaaaagggactagaaaaagcaagatataactaaactacctatcttacatgccACATAAGTGAttttgagtgcatggtaaaagtaagatccgaccttgacaaataacgagatcggatatggatatatcgagcaaactgtgcatgaatgcatcgatactcgagcttaaatccaacatatgtttgtatgaataaacagacataaaggaaaaatttaatataaattgctcaaAATATTTTATCTAAGAAATGTgaggcaaaaatattaaagtaaagccgAGCATAAAGTTAAAAATATCAAATGCAAGTTTGGATAAACAAAAAGTAACTCTTAAacgagctgtaaattgtttttgccccgagggaatacatatatatataaaaaaaacaaagtccaactattacaaaaattttaatgggacgcagcccatgatctCACTTCTAGGAAGCTGGAGCGTCCCCCCCGGCGGCATCTGGCATCTCCTTTGCCTTTTCAGCCTCCTCCTCAACTTCCTTTGCCTCCAaccgagcttgccatttagccaAGAGCTCGTCCTCAAGGGTACCCAAGAAGCTTGTATCAAgatcgacattgttggcccagatctTGTACATGGCCATGTCCACTGCTCGATCCTTCTTTTGCTTGAATTCTTCGAGGAGGCGAGCTTTTTCACCCTCCATTAtatcgaaggtggcctttttctcctcctcgagcttagcatttAACTTTTTAAGCTCCTTAACCCTTGagttctcctcctcgagctctttgattcTCGAGTTCTTCTCTTCGAGCTCGGCCTCCAGCTTCGACTTGGCAGCTTTAAACTCATCAGCAAGCTTGAGCTAGAGATTTTTCGACTCTTGAGAATAGGACATGCTCAAATgaacctcattgttcagcttgtaatttagctgagcaaaGGCAGCAAGGGCCTACACACACAAAAATTGGGTCAGTACCAAGTAAAACCCAAATAAATAACAacaagagagaaagaaaaattaCCCAGGATATGAGATTGATACCCTTGTCATAAAGGTCATTGGAATCTCGCGAGTTGGTTAGGAATTGCCACTGAGGAGCCCCAAGATTGTTGAAGctttggcccactcgagacaAAATGTTCGAGCCAACAGTAGCTCCGTGGGTCCCCGCAACACTGTCGATAACATACTCATCagaatgagtagaaatcgacagcaAGCGCTCCCGAGTTGGAACTGGCTTCTTCGGAATTGGTACGGTCGTCTGGAGGGCTTGAGTAGCAAGAGGCAGGGAAGGAGCGCCTTCCACAGGAACCCCGACCTGGGGGTCTAAGGTTACAACTTGGCTCGGGCCTTGGGGGCCTGGGGGAGGAGGAGTCACCTCAGTCTTTTTGGGGACTTTAGCAGGCCGTCCTGCTTTTTTTTTTATGCCCTCGGGCGTTCGCTTTGCTTGGCTCCCGAGCGGCTATTGAGTACGTTTTCGAGGTCAGAGTCCATATCGCCTACATAATCAAGTCACACATTAGAATACAAGCTTAAAATACTAAAGTAAATGTGAAGCAAACATTCAATGTAAACAAAGGTTCAAGTGACAAGaaaactaactggaactctcccccgagctcgtgctcggtgaccaagtaatcccctatcttcagaggaggctgggggagtcccttccctttATGTGGAAGTtaacctcaaaaggtccctatagtcatttgttCCGTATTGAATggctaccccatcccaaacttcatttaaacGGTAGATAGTTtggtatttccctagccaactatcgaacTTATGAatcctatcatctacccaagaccatatgTGGAAATTATTCCTAGAATTCGGGAATAGGATCAAGGTGTCGGGTTTATATTGAAGCAGGGAAGGGGACCACAAGGCCGAGCTAAGAATGACTTTACCTTTGTCACTCGAGCTCAAAGCCTCGTCGTTCGCATAATTTCCCGAGCACGGACTCGTGAGGCGACGGGCTGGGGATCGGGCCCTCAAGCTCGTTGACCTCTGTCTTGGAGGAAGTTTGTCAGTGTGGAGTGGTACATGCTCCCACATGGTATATTTTCGGTAGGTGGCATCATCCATTGATTGATCCTTCTCCAGAAGGTTGCGGGCTCGAAGTTTATCTTTATGGAGAAGATAGGATAGGGAACGCCTACCGTAGGACAGCTAGAGCAGAGCCCCCTTGTGCTCTTTCATTGTGTCTGTGGGGGTGGGACgatgataattggctgaagaatCGAATATATTACAATTAGTCCGAGCCTAAACATCAATCGAGCATCAAAAGAAAAAAGGTCATATACTTACGGATTCATTGAAATGAATAGAACTTCGAAGGAGCCAGGCCGTCTGTTCAAAAGAATGCCAGCttgaagttggggggatggttGGGCATATCCTCAAAGATCTaattctccttgggatagctcgataggtaatagaatccatctcctccccgtgctcgggaggggttgcttttcaggcaaaagagatacaggatctctctTGGCGAAGGTCCATCCGACTTCAattcgtggtatagcgaccttagggctgcaagaccctgtatgaattggtatGGAGTTGGAAGGGTGCGAGCCTAACAAAATCcaaaaagtccttaaaaaaggacttcaagggaaatAGAGCCCCTGCCATCATATGCTTGCGACTCCAGGCTGCGAGCTTAAGCTTATTGTCAGGACGACCATCGCTCAGGGCGTAGCAGCTTCACTTGTtggaggtaggagctcgacacctcagcgagcctgatAATCCTAGGCCGTGATGAGCCAAGATGTCAGAAATTTATCCTAATGAAGAAACCGAACTCtagtaatgctcggcctcgaaaaattcctccCATGAGGTAGGAATGGTAGTCGGTTGCGAAGTGGATGGGGGGTTTGATGAATCCCCCATCAGCGAGAATACAAGATCACCAGGCTTGAAGGCAACAGTTACTTTGAGtgtagggtcgagggggatcggtctAAGCTCGGGGTCTGGGTCTAGATAGATAGCGACCCaaagttttttccttttcctcTCCTCAACGTCGTTGATTTGACGTCGGAAGTGAGttcgaatatcttcttgctcacacctcactttGTGCTCGTGAATTAGCCGCCGATTTCGAGTGAAGGGCGATTCAGGGCTTGGAGTTGTCGGAGAATAAGGAATTGCGAGAAGTAACCCCCACTGTTTTTCAAGATtatgcgacatctagcaagaaagaaaagggtgagggccaagctcacaagaaataaataataaaattctaGGTGATTCGAGCTTGAAGGCTCGAAATCACAGAATAAGCTCGATCGAGATCGAATCTCGAAAGAACGAGACGAACTCGAGGAAACCCCCGAGTCATTTTAAGATTCGAGCTTCGAACATGTATTTGACGCGAAAAAGGGGAAAgtggattcattttaagaatcgCTGATTTTCAAGGAAAAAGTTGACAGTTACTCAGTAAGGCgataattttgggaaacgtgcaatttaaaaccctaagtcagtaccccatttcttggtctacacgatacatCACTCGTAATGAAACAATAACTATAAAAGGCTACATTTGCATCCTTtacactaaatctgggtttgaaacccatcaTATCAGAAATTTTTTGAACCCAAAGTCTATGCGATATCGACTACACAATATGGTTGAAGTTACTAATTGCTACAGATATTCTAGTGCAAAACTGGTAAATATGTTCACATGCAACATAAAcacgaaatatatatatatatatgaacatgtGGGGTCAAGAACAGAGACTTACACACAGTGGCTTGCGGATACAGGGAAATTGACGATCATAGGAGTGGTTACAGGAAAGCTTTCACGGAATCAAAAATGCCGAGGGATTTTTGTTTTcccggtttggagaacatgcaaagaggaaAGAGGATTCTTTGGCTCTGGTTTTTCTTTCTGAAACTTAAAGAGTTAAAATGGAGCAGAAGAGGATGACACGGTTATATATATGTGTCCTACGGGGAGATCAAGGGTCGAATTGATCTGAGCCATTGGTCAGATTTGGTATCTGATCAGACGATCAAGTACAAACGTGGTGATGGCAACATAAAGTTGGCAGACGAATAGACGTGGGCATGGTACAAAAATACTTGAGTACTCTAATTGAGCAACCCCTAGTTGACGCGTGTCCACTCTTGAGTATATTAGACAGCTCAGTTTCCAaggagggcagttcaaaagtttccttctcataggattcgaactgatacttttgagggggcaaaatgttacacctagatttcgaatATGGGAATTATGATTTtgaatctaggctcgttaggtgtaagctcgaaatgaaCATGACCATCTTTTGATCTATTAGTCAAAGACAGTTTCAATATGAATGATGACCTCGTGAGCTCGAGGAGTATGTAACCTCGAAGGCGCTTCGAGCTTATAAGTTGGACTCACAACTCACGATAACAAGGGTTCTACACTTGTATAAGTTTCTTGATGCAACTATTGTCCTcaaacaagatggttcgagctcgagaagtgtaagctcgaaggTGAAA
It encodes the following:
- the LOC133814944 gene encoding uncharacterized protein LOC133814944, with the protein product MTFMTRALAAFAQLNYKLNNELKLADEFKAAKSKLEAELEEKNSRIKELEEENSRVKELKKLNAKLEEEKKATFDIMEGEKARLLEEFKQKKDRAVDMAMYKIWANNVDLDTSFLGTLEDELLAKWQARLEAKEVEEEAEKAKEMPDAAGGDAPAS